From a single Anaerolineales bacterium genomic region:
- a CDS encoding aminoacyl-histidine dipeptidase: MNPTDLILKNFEKVSSIPRGTKFEAGIRQWLMDWAAARNYQSNMDAAGNLVISAPASPGHKSNETIILQGHLDMVWQKTSTSKHDFEKDPIRLVRDGDWIKADGTTLGADNGIGIALMMSLVEDETVQHPPLELLLTVEEEIGLAGALNLDPSLITGKTLINLDSENEGVFTVGCAGGGSVYITLPVTWGMQTRDEIAFNLKADGLQGGHSGEDINKHRANANKLIARILNYIQRDVPIRLAGLKGGTARNAIPRDAEAVFVCPKENAEALNQKFHAIVRDIRAEYAINEQDLSITLTQKNGEPVRVISREETQTGLRLLVSLPHGVSAMSADMPGFVETSNNIGIIELSDECLLLVSSQRSSVLSRLEEIIERVESLAWLAGATTERTTVVPPWQPDMESSLLKKCVETYEKVMESKPKVELTHGGLECGIISRRCGGLDTISLGPTIQNLHSPDERLYVPSLQRVWMFLSALLAE; this comes from the coding sequence ATGAACCCTACCGATCTCATCCTGAAGAATTTCGAAAAGGTATCATCCATTCCGCGCGGCACAAAGTTCGAAGCGGGAATCCGTCAGTGGCTGATGGATTGGGCAGCGGCACGCAACTACCAGTCCAATATGGACGCGGCGGGGAATTTGGTCATATCGGCACCAGCCAGCCCGGGACATAAATCCAACGAGACGATCATCCTGCAAGGACATCTCGATATGGTCTGGCAAAAGACATCAACGTCAAAGCATGATTTCGAGAAGGATCCGATTCGATTGGTCCGCGATGGGGATTGGATCAAAGCCGATGGCACGACGCTCGGAGCGGACAACGGGATCGGGATCGCGCTGATGATGTCGTTGGTCGAAGATGAGACGGTTCAGCATCCGCCGCTGGAGTTGCTGTTGACGGTGGAAGAGGAGATTGGGCTTGCCGGCGCATTAAATCTTGACCCGTCCTTGATCACAGGAAAAACGCTGATCAATCTAGACTCTGAAAATGAAGGAGTTTTTACGGTGGGGTGTGCAGGCGGAGGCAGTGTATATATCACCCTGCCTGTCACTTGGGGAATGCAGACACGGGATGAAATTGCTTTTAACTTGAAAGCAGACGGTCTGCAGGGCGGACATTCGGGTGAGGATATCAATAAACATCGCGCCAATGCCAATAAACTTATCGCCCGTATCTTGAATTATATACAACGGGATGTGCCCATCCGTTTGGCGGGGCTGAAAGGCGGGACCGCACGCAACGCCATACCGCGAGACGCCGAGGCAGTCTTTGTGTGTCCAAAAGAAAACGCCGAAGCACTCAACCAGAAATTCCATGCCATTGTTCGAGATATACGGGCGGAATATGCAATCAATGAGCAGGATTTATCCATCACATTGACACAAAAGAATGGCGAACCCGTCCGTGTAATCAGCCGGGAGGAAACACAAACAGGTCTCCGGTTATTGGTCTCCCTGCCGCACGGCGTTTCAGCCATGTCGGCTGATATGCCCGGGTTTGTGGAAACGTCAAACAACATCGGCATCATCGAGTTGAGCGATGAATGCCTGTTGCTCGTATCCAGTCAGCGCAGTTCGGTCCTGTCACGCCTTGAAGAGATCATTGAACGGGTCGAGTCGTTGGCATGGCTGGCTGGCGCAACGACCGAACGAACTACCGTCGTCCCGCCCTGGCAGCCGGATATGGAATCATCCTTATTAAAAAAATGCGTCGAAACGTATGAGAAGGTAATGGAGTCAAAACCAAAGGTCGAACTGACGCATGGCGGGCTGGAATGCGGCATAATCAGTAGACGCTGCGGCGGTCTGGACACGATCTCTTTAGGACCGACGATCCAGAATCTCCACTCCCCCGATGAGAGATTGTATGTGCCGTCCCTGCAAAGAGTGT
- a CDS encoding MarR family transcriptional regulator, which translates to MAEKLREQVIDRFWETVPPVWNFVRSHIRATATGNFDITVEQFHVLRFVRRDMSISELATAKNISRPAISQAVDVLVKKGLVIRVQSTQDRRYVELTLTPEGDALLDAVFKETRGWMKERMSKLSAEELGIISKAMEALKKILD; encoded by the coding sequence ATGGCTGAAAAATTACGAGAGCAAGTCATCGACCGTTTTTGGGAGACGGTTCCGCCCGTTTGGAATTTCGTTCGTTCACATATCCGCGCTACTGCCACCGGGAATTTTGATATTACCGTTGAGCAATTCCATGTGCTTCGGTTCGTGCGCCGCGACATGTCCATCAGCGAACTGGCGACCGCGAAGAATATCAGCCGCCCTGCCATCAGTCAGGCAGTGGATGTGCTTGTTAAGAAGGGACTGGTTATCCGCGTCCAGAGTACACAAGATCGCCGCTATGTGGAATTGACCTTGACCCCGGAAGGGGATGCCCTGCTGGATGCCGTATTTAAGGAAACGCGCGGCTGGATGAAGGAACGCATGAGCAAGTTGTCTGCGGAAGAGTTGGGGATCATCTCGAAGGCGATGGAAGCCTTGAAAAAAATACTGGATTAA
- a CDS encoding ABC transporter ATP-binding protein, whose product MNHIKKLLHFVKPYWRRSLVSLVLLIAVVLMDLAIPRLIQRIIDQGINADDMQVVITTTLIMLAISALQTLFALANNLFSIQVGEGVARDIREALFLKIQSFSFGNLDHLNTGQLMVRLSSDTTTFQRMVQVSLRIGTRAPLLMLGSLILMFVTDSRLALLILPILLATSGVIIFFVLRMGPLFLTVQKKLDRLNTILQENIAGVRLVKAFVRADHENGRFAEANEDYADRNIRVMRFMATLSPAMSILVNAGMVIVIWAGGIQSVQGGASVGQIVAFINYLHTTMGPLGIMVLLANLVAAASASAERINEVLDTVPEVQDVPDPLTLPDPVGRAKRIRFAEVDFHYNGTNTGLVLNGVELVAEPGQTVAILGATGAGKSSIVNLVPRFYDVASGRVTWDDVDIREVRQADLLKRVGVVPQETILFSGTVRDNIRYGKPSASEEEVIAAAKAAQAHDFILKLHKGYDTRVEERGVNLSGGQKQRIAIARALLLRPGILILDDSTSSVDVETETKIQDAMKSWLKDSTSFVVAQRISTVLHADKIVVVDEGRIVAQGSHGELMQSSAVYQEIYASQLGDGVDLETA is encoded by the coding sequence ATGAACCATATTAAAAAATTATTGCACTTTGTAAAACCCTATTGGCGGCGGAGTCTGGTTTCGCTTGTCTTGTTGATCGCTGTCGTGTTGATGGACCTTGCCATTCCGCGCCTGATCCAACGCATCATTGACCAGGGCATTAATGCCGATGATATGCAGGTGGTTATTACGACCACGCTTATCATGCTTGCCATATCCGCATTGCAAACCTTGTTTGCGCTTGCCAATAACTTGTTTTCCATTCAAGTGGGGGAGGGAGTGGCGCGCGACATCCGTGAAGCACTCTTTCTCAAGATCCAGTCTTTTTCGTTCGGGAATCTCGACCACCTCAACACCGGGCAGTTGATGGTGCGCCTCTCCAGTGACACGACTACGTTCCAGCGCATGGTGCAGGTCTCGTTGCGGATCGGCACACGTGCGCCCCTGCTCATGTTGGGCAGTCTCATTCTGATGTTCGTCACGGACAGCCGTCTGGCGTTGTTGATCCTGCCCATCCTGCTGGCGACCTCCGGTGTCATCATCTTTTTTGTTCTGCGTATGGGACCTCTATTTTTGACCGTCCAGAAAAAACTGGACCGGCTCAATACGATTCTTCAGGAGAATATCGCGGGCGTGCGGTTGGTCAAAGCGTTTGTGCGCGCCGACCATGAAAATGGGCGGTTTGCCGAAGCCAATGAGGATTATGCAGACCGCAACATCCGTGTGATGCGCTTCATGGCGACTCTTTCACCTGCCATGAGCATTCTGGTCAATGCGGGCATGGTGATCGTCATCTGGGCGGGCGGGATACAATCCGTGCAGGGAGGCGCCTCTGTCGGGCAGATCGTGGCGTTCATCAATTACCTGCACACCACGATGGGTCCGCTGGGGATCATGGTCTTGCTGGCGAATCTGGTCGCGGCGGCGAGCGCCTCGGCGGAGCGCATCAATGAAGTGCTGGATACGGTTCCCGAGGTGCAGGATGTGCCAGATCCGCTGACCCTGCCTGACCCTGTTGGGCGCGCGAAGCGGATCCGCTTCGCGGAAGTTGACTTTCACTATAACGGGACCAACACCGGGCTGGTCCTGAACGGGGTGGAACTGGTCGCGGAGCCCGGGCAGACTGTCGCGATCCTTGGGGCGACCGGCGCCGGCAAGTCATCCATTGTCAATCTTGTGCCGCGTTTTTATGATGTGGCGTCCGGGCGTGTCACATGGGACGATGTGGACATCCGCGAGGTGCGGCAGGCGGACCTGTTGAAACGCGTCGGCGTGGTGCCGCAGGAGACGATCCTGTTTTCAGGCACGGTGCGCGACAATATCCGTTATGGGAAGCCGAGCGCCAGTGAGGAGGAGGTGATCGCCGCGGCAAAGGCGGCGCAAGCGCATGACTTTATTTTGAAACTTCACAAGGGATATGACACCCGCGTGGAAGAACGCGGCGTCAATCTTTCGGGCGGACAGAAGCAGCGCATTGCCATTGCGCGCGCGCTTCTTTTACGACCCGGTATCTTGATCCTAGATGACAGCACCAGCTCGGTGGATGTGGAGACGGAGACGAAGATTCAGGATGCCATGAAATCCTGGCTGAAGGACAGCACTTCGTTCGTCGTTGCACAGCGCATCAGCACCGTCTTGCACGCGGATAAGATCGTTGTCGTGGATGAGGGCAGGATCGTGGCGCAGGGTTCGCATGGCGAGTTGATGCAGTCCAGCGCGGTGTATCAGGAAATTTATGCTTCGCAATTGGGCGATGGCGTGGATTTGGAGACGGCATGA
- a CDS encoding ABC transporter ATP-binding protein has protein sequence MSNTNSPQRPTTATIRAAMGRGGMIPGRIEKAGDPRRALTRLTMYLSPYKATLILVLTFVLAYISLGLLEPYLIGRAIDEYISVRRLDGLSGLALLLLAAYLFDNVFQAASSWLMARISQDALRRLRRDLFEHLQKLSISYFDRHTAGELMSRLTNDIDAINQAVSQNVVSLAASVLSLVGIVIAMFILNPWLALATLLVIPIMFWFTQFIARYTRKGFRDLQKELGEINGVMEESISGQRVVKLFRRSETAIERFRASNEKVYRAGIYANTYALMLMPLTNVLGNFFVIVLVGLGGYLALQGLATVGMIATFIAYAQNFISPLRQLANMYNSIQAALAGAERVFEVMDTPAEVDNASDSLLLVPVQGEVRFSDVSFGYLPDQPIIKNMSLEAKAGQTIALVGPTGAGKTTIINLLTRFYEIEKGCIMIDGRDIRDVSKYDLRKKLGIVLQDTFLFADTVMENIRYGRLDATDEECIQAAKLADADHFIRQLPQGYQTKLSERASNLSQGQRQLMSIARAILSDPSILILDEATSSVDTRTEARIQKALLRLMEGRTSFVIAHRLSTIRDADKVIVIKDGEIVEQGTHQQLLDAKGFFHHLYMSQFKGLAI, from the coding sequence ATGAGCAACACGAATTCACCTCAGCGTCCGACTACAGCCACCATCCGCGCCGCCATGGGACGCGGTGGCATGATCCCCGGCAGGATCGAAAAAGCAGGCGATCCACGCCGCGCATTGACGCGGCTGACGATGTATCTCAGCCCGTATAAAGCCACGTTGATTCTCGTCCTGACCTTTGTGCTGGCATATATTTCGCTTGGCTTGCTGGAACCCTATTTGATCGGGCGCGCCATTGATGAGTACATCTCCGTTCGCCGGTTGGACGGTTTATCGGGATTGGCGCTTCTGCTTTTGGCGGCGTATCTCTTCGATAACGTTTTTCAAGCCGCTTCCAGTTGGTTGATGGCGCGTATTTCACAGGATGCCTTGCGCCGCCTACGCCGCGACCTTTTTGAGCATCTGCAAAAACTTTCCATCTCCTATTTTGATCGTCACACCGCGGGTGAACTAATGAGCCGCCTCACCAACGACATCGATGCCATCAATCAGGCGGTTTCGCAGAACGTGGTCTCCCTGGCGGCAAGCGTATTGTCGCTTGTCGGCATCGTGATCGCCATGTTCATCCTCAATCCGTGGCTGGCGCTCGCAACCCTGCTGGTCATTCCGATCATGTTCTGGTTCACGCAGTTCATCGCGCGCTACACCCGCAAGGGCTTCCGCGATCTGCAAAAAGAACTGGGTGAGATCAACGGTGTGATGGAGGAATCCATCAGCGGACAGCGGGTGGTCAAGTTGTTCCGCCGCAGTGAGACCGCCATCGAGCGCTTCCGCGCCAGCAACGAAAAAGTGTACCGGGCGGGCATCTACGCCAACACGTACGCGCTCATGCTCATGCCGCTTACCAACGTGCTCGGAAATTTCTTTGTCATTGTGCTGGTCGGTCTCGGCGGTTATCTCGCCTTGCAGGGGCTCGCCACTGTTGGGATGATCGCGACCTTCATTGCTTACGCCCAGAATTTCATCTCACCGCTTCGTCAACTTGCGAACATGTACAACTCGATCCAGGCAGCGCTGGCAGGCGCGGAACGTGTCTTCGAAGTGATGGATACGCCAGCGGAAGTGGATAACGCCTCGGACTCCCTCCTGCTTGTTCCCGTCCAAGGAGAAGTTCGCTTCTCTGACGTTTCCTTCGGCTACCTCCCTGACCAGCCCATTATCAAGAACATGAGCCTCGAAGCCAAAGCCGGGCAGACCATTGCTTTGGTCGGTCCAACCGGCGCGGGCAAAACCACCATCATCAACCTACTGACCCGCTTTTATGAAATCGAAAAAGGCTGCATCATGATCGATGGGCGCGATATCCGCGACGTCTCCAAATATGACCTGCGGAAAAAACTCGGTATTGTCCTGCAGGATACCTTCCTCTTCGCGGATACGGTCATGGAGAATATCCGCTACGGGCGGCTCGATGCCACCGACGAAGAATGCATCCAAGCCGCGAAACTCGCGGATGCCGATCATTTCATCCGCCAACTGCCGCAGGGCTACCAGACCAAACTTTCGGAACGAGCCAGCAACCTCAGTCAGGGACAACGCCAGCTCATGTCCATTGCGCGCGCCATCCTGTCCGATCCAAGCATCTTGATCCTTGACGAAGCCACCTCCAGCGTGGACACACGCACCGAAGCCCGCATCCAGAAAGCCCTACTGCGATTAATGGAAGGGCGCACCAGTTTCGTTATTGCCCATCGCCTGTCCACCATCCGTGACGCGGACAAGGTCATCGTCATCAAGGATGGTGAGATCGTCGAGCAGGGCACTCATCAGCAACTGCTGGATGCAAAAGGATTCTTCCATCATTTGTATATGAGTCAGTTCAAGGGATTGGCGATTTAG
- a CDS encoding response regulator transcription factor translates to MNRKVLMIDDDPELGKLIDAILKSLDLTVHCAYSGADGLKQAYAIHPDLIILDINMPDLNGFEVCSRLREFSNVPILMLTARFHENDMLHGFNVGVDDFLGKPFSKSELQARVCALLRRSSSNQTPNRSPYITAYTDPVLDIDLSIRTIKLLGKIVELSPKEYDLLACLVREQGKILSHHELAREVWGDVYANDPSETSLYIYYLRKKLKDGQHGHRYIRTHWGRGYWFASRNEEDEITQEKVG, encoded by the coding sequence TTGAACAGAAAAGTGCTGATGATTGACGATGATCCTGAACTGGGAAAACTGATCGATGCGATTCTAAAATCGCTGGATCTTACTGTCCATTGTGCTTACTCGGGGGCGGATGGACTCAAGCAGGCGTATGCGATTCACCCGGATCTGATCATCCTCGATATAAACATGCCGGACCTGAACGGATTTGAAGTCTGTTCACGCCTGCGCGAGTTTTCCAACGTCCCGATCCTGATGCTCACCGCCCGATTTCATGAGAATGACATGTTGCATGGTTTTAACGTCGGGGTGGATGATTTCCTCGGAAAACCCTTCAGCAAGAGTGAACTTCAGGCGCGTGTTTGCGCCCTCTTAAGGCGCTCTTCAAGCAATCAGACCCCTAACCGAAGTCCCTATATTACTGCATACACCGATCCAGTCTTGGATATCGATCTTTCGATCAGGACCATCAAACTCCTGGGAAAGATCGTGGAACTATCCCCAAAGGAGTATGACCTGCTCGCCTGCCTGGTGCGGGAACAGGGAAAGATCCTGTCGCATCATGAACTGGCACGGGAGGTCTGGGGAGATGTGTATGCCAACGACCCATCTGAAACGTCTCTATACATCTACTATCTCAGAAAGAAACTGAAGGATGGGCAACATGGTCATCGTTACATCCGCACCCATTGGGGACGAGGGTATTGGTTTGCATCACGCAATGAAGAGGATGAAATAACGCAAGAAAAAGTGGGTTAG
- a CDS encoding transcription termination/antitermination NusG family protein, with the protein MEKWYVAHSKPRNEELLWKQFCLRNFTSYYPCIKVQTINPRAQRRQPYFPGYLFVCADLDLIGRSTLEWMPGGMGLVSFGDEPAVIPGSLVCAIKQKVDSLMVASEKLIAPFRKGDRVVIQNGVFAGYEGVFDTQLSGNDRVRIFLSLLNDRVFPVEMPAAYVHGST; encoded by the coding sequence ATGGAAAAATGGTATGTTGCTCATAGCAAACCGAGGAATGAAGAACTACTTTGGAAGCAGTTTTGTTTGCGAAACTTCACTTCTTATTATCCTTGCATTAAGGTACAGACAATAAACCCGCGGGCACAAAGGAGACAACCTTATTTTCCTGGCTATTTATTCGTTTGCGCCGATCTGGATTTGATAGGTAGATCAACTCTTGAATGGATGCCCGGAGGAATGGGGCTTGTGTCATTTGGTGATGAACCTGCTGTTATTCCCGGGAGTCTGGTCTGTGCGATCAAACAAAAGGTCGACTCCTTAATGGTGGCATCGGAGAAACTAATTGCCCCATTTCGTAAAGGCGATCGTGTTGTTATTCAAAATGGGGTTTTTGCGGGGTACGAAGGAGTTTTTGATACACAACTCTCAGGAAATGACCGGGTGCGCATTTTTTTGTCATTGCTGAATGACCGGGTATTCCCAGTTGAGATGCCCGCTGCTTATGTTCATGGCAGTACTTAG
- a CDS encoding oligosaccharide flippase family protein, with protein MSTLSQPMKFISGLFSDHGLTKKAYLNAVTVTLEYGASLLVGFLITPLMLIGLGMYSFGMWQILNRLIGYINPISGRPGFALKAKLANQQSSNDYDQKRRYVGSTLVIWLLFLPLLIGVGGVVSWFVPYWVRAPDEYAWIIRAVAGLLVVNMIVSTLASIPQVVLQGENLGYKRMGMSVILVLAGGGLTWLALYLNAGIVGVAMAAVTSTLLTGLFYLWVVRNYVPWFGTASPQICDIRQMLSLSWWFMGWNLVTTLLLASDIVVLGLLNSVESVTSYSLTKYIPETLIGVIVIVIFGVTPGLGGIIGTGDYQKAVRLRGEIVSFIWLAATTLGASILIWNKVFIGLWVGIDHYSGSIPNLLVVLAAMQLALIRSDGNIIDLTLRLNKKVLLGLLSVTISIAAASILVGHFRLGIAGLCIGIMAGRLIISVGYPLLIGRFLGVSLLSQAKHVLRPVLVTILLFLIAMGMDSFTSIELTSGFKGWIMFFLLAGFTGSLILLMAFYAGLSEDQRRGMLRRIQVVITATRPS; from the coding sequence ATGTCAACACTCTCTCAGCCTATGAAATTTATCTCAGGATTGTTTTCCGATCACGGGTTGACTAAAAAGGCTTATTTGAACGCTGTCACAGTGACGCTTGAATATGGCGCAAGTTTGCTGGTTGGTTTTCTTATTACGCCATTAATGCTTATTGGGTTGGGGATGTATTCGTTTGGGATGTGGCAGATTTTGAACCGCCTTATTGGATATATCAATCCGATCAGCGGCCGCCCTGGATTTGCCCTAAAAGCGAAGCTCGCAAATCAACAGTCATCCAATGATTACGACCAAAAACGTCGTTATGTTGGCAGTACATTGGTCATCTGGCTTCTTTTTTTACCGCTCCTCATCGGTGTTGGTGGAGTTGTAAGTTGGTTTGTGCCGTATTGGGTTCGTGCGCCAGATGAGTATGCTTGGATTATCCGTGCGGTGGCAGGATTACTTGTAGTGAACATGATTGTCAGTACATTGGCATCCATACCGCAAGTGGTTCTGCAAGGGGAAAACTTGGGATATAAAAGAATGGGGATGTCAGTGATCCTTGTCCTTGCAGGTGGTGGGTTAACCTGGCTGGCGCTATATCTTAATGCTGGAATTGTCGGCGTTGCCATGGCGGCAGTTACATCAACACTTTTAACGGGTTTATTTTATCTTTGGGTTGTGCGAAACTATGTTCCGTGGTTTGGCACAGCGAGTCCGCAGATTTGTGATATACGCCAGATGCTGAGTCTAAGTTGGTGGTTCATGGGTTGGAATCTGGTTACGACCTTGCTTTTGGCAAGCGACATTGTTGTGTTGGGTTTGCTAAATTCCGTCGAGTCAGTGACCAGTTATTCTCTTACCAAATATATTCCTGAAACATTGATTGGAGTCATTGTCATTGTCATTTTTGGTGTTACACCGGGGCTTGGCGGTATTATTGGAACGGGGGATTATCAAAAGGCTGTCCGTTTACGCGGTGAGATTGTTTCATTTATCTGGCTGGCAGCGACGACTTTGGGTGCATCTATATTGATTTGGAACAAGGTTTTTATTGGCTTATGGGTGGGGATTGATCATTATTCCGGCTCGATTCCCAACCTGTTGGTTGTTCTGGCTGCGATGCAGCTTGCTCTCATCCGAAGCGATGGCAATATTATTGACCTGACATTGCGCTTGAATAAAAAGGTCCTTTTGGGACTTCTATCTGTGACAATATCAATCGCCGCTGCAAGTATTTTGGTGGGTCATTTCAGATTGGGAATAGCGGGCTTGTGCATTGGCATCATGGCAGGGCGGTTGATAATTAGTGTGGGATATCCCTTGTTGATCGGCCGTTTCTTGGGTGTTTCATTGCTTTCCCAAGCGAAACATGTGCTGCGTCCGGTTCTTGTAACAATCCTGCTTTTTTTAATAGCCATGGGCATGGATTCTTTTACATCAATCGAATTAACATCGGGATTCAAAGGTTGGATTATGTTCTTCCTTTTAGCTGGATTCACAGGTTCCCTAATATTATTAATGGCTTTCTATGCTGGCTTGTCGGAAGATCAACGCAGAGGCATGTTGCGCCGAATTCAAGTAGTTATTACGGCAACGAGGCCTTCCTGA
- a CDS encoding AAA family ATPase, with protein sequence MASQIVEIVGPAGAGKTTLYHMLGSSNASIQLGNFPDVRKMSDMPFFLINGLELLPVILRLLWKRKTLTRREFAWLCILHGWSAKLRKEFDQVIVLDQGPVYLLAEMQEFGSEYLRGHDAERLWDDLYIQWAATLDSIIWLDAKDIDLAERIRARRKEHALKYESTETASVFLSRYRKAYKHVIFCLSKHCSDLRILHFDTSQKEPREITAQLMSEFDVT encoded by the coding sequence ATGGCTTCGCAAATCGTAGAGATTGTTGGTCCGGCTGGTGCAGGTAAAACCACCCTTTATCACATGCTTGGCAGTTCCAATGCATCTATACAACTTGGTAATTTCCCAGATGTTCGAAAAATGTCGGATATGCCATTTTTTCTGATCAATGGTCTTGAATTATTGCCCGTCATTCTCAGATTGTTATGGAAGAGGAAGACCCTAACACGTCGGGAATTTGCTTGGTTGTGTATTCTGCATGGGTGGTCAGCTAAATTGCGAAAAGAATTTGATCAAGTGATAGTGTTAGATCAAGGTCCGGTCTATTTGCTGGCTGAGATGCAGGAATTTGGGTCTGAATACTTACGCGGACATGACGCAGAAAGATTATGGGACGATTTATACATCCAGTGGGCTGCTACCTTGGACTCAATCATCTGGCTCGATGCTAAAGATATCGATTTGGCGGAACGGATTCGCGCTAGAAGGAAAGAACATGCGCTTAAATATGAATCAACTGAAACCGCTTCTGTTTTTTTGTCCCGCTACCGTAAAGCGTACAAACATGTGATTTTTTGCCTGTCAAAGCATTGCTCGGACTTAAGAATTCTTCACTTTGACACGAGCCAAAAAGAACCCCGCGAAATTACTGCTCAACTCATGAGTGAATTTGATGTGACCTGA
- a CDS encoding glycosyltransferase: protein MKLSNRRLAFFLPGLYEGGAERIVLNLTKGISERGYAVDLVLARAEGPYMEQIPNTVRLIDLKASRVLGSVPALVKYLQKESPAALFSGMFSNIIALWARRLSGMPERLIITEHNSLSSIVKHKNDIRWKLYPKLAGCFYPWADTVIAVSNDVAADLKRVAGISHDLIRVVYNPIVTPDLQKKSEALLNHPWFAVGQPPVVVAVGRLTDQKAFDVLIRAFYFLRKEYSARLLILGEGENRHALETLICQLDLEQDVSLPGFVQNPYPYMAHASLFVLPSRWEGLPTVLVEALYLGSPIIATDCPGGSREILKDGQFGRLIPVDDSHILAATMADILSGRRTHPPKESWEPYCLNFVTDQYLGLLSGAS, encoded by the coding sequence ATGAAACTATCGAACAGACGATTAGCCTTTTTTTTGCCGGGCTTGTATGAGGGCGGAGCAGAACGCATCGTTCTTAATCTGACAAAGGGAATTTCTGAACGAGGCTATGCTGTTGACCTGGTCTTGGCACGAGCTGAAGGTCCTTATATGGAGCAAATCCCAAATACTGTGCGATTGATAGACTTAAAAGCCTCGCGTGTACTGGGTAGTGTCCCTGCATTGGTCAAATATCTTCAAAAGGAGAGTCCGGCTGCACTGTTCTCAGGAATGTTTTCCAATATCATAGCCCTATGGGCAAGACGTTTGAGTGGGATGCCTGAGAGATTGATCATAACCGAACATAATTCCTTGTCTTCAATCGTTAAGCATAAAAACGATATTCGTTGGAAGTTGTATCCAAAATTGGCGGGATGTTTTTATCCATGGGCGGATACAGTCATTGCTGTTTCAAACGATGTGGCGGCTGATTTGAAGCGGGTTGCCGGCATTTCTCATGATTTGATTCGGGTTGTTTATAACCCTATTGTGACCCCGGATCTACAGAAAAAATCTGAAGCGTTATTAAACCATCCTTGGTTTGCGGTGGGCCAACCTCCGGTTGTAGTGGCGGTTGGTCGTTTGACGGACCAAAAAGCCTTTGATGTTTTGATTCGAGCCTTTTATTTTTTGAGAAAAGAATATTCTGCGCGCTTGTTGATCCTGGGGGAGGGCGAAAATCGTCATGCTCTAGAAACCTTGATCTGCCAACTTGATTTGGAGCAGGATGTGAGTCTGCCGGGGTTTGTTCAAAACCCATATCCCTATATGGCGCATGCATCGTTGTTCGTTCTTCCTTCCCGCTGGGAGGGATTACCTACCGTTTTGGTTGAGGCGTTATATTTGGGGTCACCGATTATTGCTACAGATTGTCCCGGCGGATCGCGGGAGATTTTAAAAGATGGGCAATTTGGAAGATTAATACCGGTGGATGATTCTCATATTCTGGCAGCAACAATGGCGGATATCCTGAGTGGGCGACGAACCCATCCTCCGAAAGAAAGCTGGGAACCCTATTGTTTGAATTTTGTAACGGATCAGTATCTTGGACTGTTGTCTGGAGCATCCTGA